A part of Scleropages formosus chromosome 3, fSclFor1.1, whole genome shotgun sequence genomic DNA contains:
- the LOC108935264 gene encoding integral membrane protein 2C-like isoform X1, translated as MVKITLHGVGGHKADKEGDGDKAEVLVPCPPHEELGLRLHPKRSPVKNLWCLVVSLVVVLCGLVLASVYLYRHYFISQKQVPEENFFHCRVLYEDSIYAPLRGRQELEENVGIYLKENYEQISVPLPRFGGSDPADIVHDFHRGLTAYHDLALDKCYIIELNTSIVMPPRSLWELLINVKRGSYLPQTYLIQEEMVVTGRVWNLRPLGFYIQRLCSGKETYRLRRHHSQRRINKREAQNCHSIRHFENTFVVETVICDSV; from the exons ATGGTGAAGATAACGTTACACGGCGTCGGGGGGCACAAGGCCGACAAGGAGGGCGACGGAGACAAAGCCGAAGTGCTCGTGCCCTGTCCGCCGCAC GAAGAACTCGGCCTTCGCCTCCACCCCAAGCGGTCTCCTGTGAAGAACCTTTGGTGTCTCGTTGTCAGCCTGGTGGTCGTCCTGTGTGGCCTGGTCCTGGCATCCGTATACCTGTACagacattattttatttcacag AAGCAGGTCCCAGAGGAGAACTTCTTCCATTGCCGTGTGTTGTATGAGGACTCAATCTACGCCCCCCTGCGTGGTCGTCAGGAGCTAGAGGAGAACGTGGGGATTTACCTGAAGGAGAACTATGAGCAGATCAGTGTTCCCCTACCACGCTTCGGTGGGAGTGACCCAGCTGACATTGTCCATGACTTCCACAGG GGTCTGACAGCATATCATGAccttgctttggacaaatgctACATTATAGAGCTCAACACCTCTATTGTTATGCCCCCAAGGAGTCTGTGGGAACTACTGATCAATGTCAAG AGGGGAAGCTACCTGCCACAGACCTACCTCATTCAGGAGGAGATGGTGGTAACAGGCCGGGTGTGGAACCTGCGACCCCTGGGCTTCTACATTCAGAGACTCTGCAGCGGCAAGGAGACCTACCGGCTGCGACGACACCACTCACAAAGAC GTATTAATAAGCGTGAAGCACAGAACTGTCACAGCATCCGTCACTTTGAGAACACATTTGTGGTAGAAACTGTTATCTGTGATTCAGTCTAA
- the LOC108935264 gene encoding integral membrane protein 2C-like isoform X2, producing the protein MVKITLHGVGGHKADKEGDGDKAEVLVPCPPHEELGLRLHPKRSPVKNLWCLVVSLVVVLCGLVLASVYLYRHYFISQQVPEENFFHCRVLYEDSIYAPLRGRQELEENVGIYLKENYEQISVPLPRFGGSDPADIVHDFHRGLTAYHDLALDKCYIIELNTSIVMPPRSLWELLINVKRGSYLPQTYLIQEEMVVTGRVWNLRPLGFYIQRLCSGKETYRLRRHHSQRRINKREAQNCHSIRHFENTFVVETVICDSV; encoded by the exons ATGGTGAAGATAACGTTACACGGCGTCGGGGGGCACAAGGCCGACAAGGAGGGCGACGGAGACAAAGCCGAAGTGCTCGTGCCCTGTCCGCCGCAC GAAGAACTCGGCCTTCGCCTCCACCCCAAGCGGTCTCCTGTGAAGAACCTTTGGTGTCTCGTTGTCAGCCTGGTGGTCGTCCTGTGTGGCCTGGTCCTGGCATCCGTATACCTGTACagacattattttatttcacag CAGGTCCCAGAGGAGAACTTCTTCCATTGCCGTGTGTTGTATGAGGACTCAATCTACGCCCCCCTGCGTGGTCGTCAGGAGCTAGAGGAGAACGTGGGGATTTACCTGAAGGAGAACTATGAGCAGATCAGTGTTCCCCTACCACGCTTCGGTGGGAGTGACCCAGCTGACATTGTCCATGACTTCCACAGG GGTCTGACAGCATATCATGAccttgctttggacaaatgctACATTATAGAGCTCAACACCTCTATTGTTATGCCCCCAAGGAGTCTGTGGGAACTACTGATCAATGTCAAG AGGGGAAGCTACCTGCCACAGACCTACCTCATTCAGGAGGAGATGGTGGTAACAGGCCGGGTGTGGAACCTGCGACCCCTGGGCTTCTACATTCAGAGACTCTGCAGCGGCAAGGAGACCTACCGGCTGCGACGACACCACTCACAAAGAC GTATTAATAAGCGTGAAGCACAGAACTGTCACAGCATCCGTCACTTTGAGAACACATTTGTGGTAGAAACTGTTATCTGTGATTCAGTCTAA
- the LOC108935035 gene encoding transcription cofactor HES-6-like, which yields MAPSSRACRNGPGRDGDEHCGMRGDRKTRKPLVEKKRRARINESLHELRAILADADFQSKMENAEVLEMTVKRVENILEKRAQEAEAVNREASERFAAGYIQCMHEVHTFVSNCPGIDATVAAELLNHLLECMPLNEENRVQDILVDFMSDSTNGGVWPTPEGVCAALVSPGSGSASSGVSLAPSPAPSTTSSEDLGSDLEDTDSEQNHISSDHVQNGEVPNTSTTTYPKAMWRPW from the exons ATGGCTCCCTCGTCTCGAGCCTGCAGAAACGGACCCGGCCGGGACGGGGACGAACACTGCGGAATGAGGGGCGACAGAAAG acgAGGAAGCCGCTGGTGGAGAAGAAGAGGCGAGCGCGCATCAATGAAAGTTTGCACGAGCTGCGCGCTATTCTGGCGGACGCCGAC TTTCAGTCAAAGATGGAGAATGCCGAGGTGCTGGAGATGACCGTGAAGCGAGTTGAGAACATCCTGGAGAAGCGCGCCCAgg AAGCAGAGGCAGTGAACCGTGAGGCCAGCGAGAGGTTTGCGGCTGGTTACATCCAGTGCATGCATGAGGTCCACACCTTCGTGTCCAACTGCCCAGGGATTGATGCCACGGTGGCCGCTGAGCTCCTTAACCACCTTCTGGAGTGCATGCCTCTGAACGAAGAGAACCGTGTACAGGACATACTCGTGGATTTCATGTCGGACTCTACTAACGGTGGCGTCTGGCCAACCCCTGAGGGGGTGTGTGCGGCGCTGGTGTCCCCTGGTAGTGGGAGCGCGTCCAGCGGGGTTTCGCTTGCCCCATCTCCGGCACCTTCTACCACATCTAGCGAAGACCTCGGCTCAGATCTGGAGGACACTGACAGTGAACAGAACCACATCTCCTCTGACCATGTGCAGAATGGGGAAGTTCCAAATACCTCCACAACAACCTACCCCAAAGCCATGTGGAGACCGTGGTAA
- the LOC108935264 gene encoding integral membrane protein 2C-like isoform X3, which yields MVKITLHGVGGHKADKEGDGDKAEVLVPCPPHEELGLRLHPKRSPVKNLWCLVVSLVVVLCGLVLASVYLYRHYFISQVPEENFFHCRVLYEDSIYAPLRGRQELEENVGIYLKENYEQISVPLPRFGGSDPADIVHDFHRGLTAYHDLALDKCYIIELNTSIVMPPRSLWELLINVKRGSYLPQTYLIQEEMVVTGRVWNLRPLGFYIQRLCSGKETYRLRRHHSQRRINKREAQNCHSIRHFENTFVVETVICDSV from the exons ATGGTGAAGATAACGTTACACGGCGTCGGGGGGCACAAGGCCGACAAGGAGGGCGACGGAGACAAAGCCGAAGTGCTCGTGCCCTGTCCGCCGCAC GAAGAACTCGGCCTTCGCCTCCACCCCAAGCGGTCTCCTGTGAAGAACCTTTGGTGTCTCGTTGTCAGCCTGGTGGTCGTCCTGTGTGGCCTGGTCCTGGCATCCGTATACCTGTACagacattattttatttcacag GTCCCAGAGGAGAACTTCTTCCATTGCCGTGTGTTGTATGAGGACTCAATCTACGCCCCCCTGCGTGGTCGTCAGGAGCTAGAGGAGAACGTGGGGATTTACCTGAAGGAGAACTATGAGCAGATCAGTGTTCCCCTACCACGCTTCGGTGGGAGTGACCCAGCTGACATTGTCCATGACTTCCACAGG GGTCTGACAGCATATCATGAccttgctttggacaaatgctACATTATAGAGCTCAACACCTCTATTGTTATGCCCCCAAGGAGTCTGTGGGAACTACTGATCAATGTCAAG AGGGGAAGCTACCTGCCACAGACCTACCTCATTCAGGAGGAGATGGTGGTAACAGGCCGGGTGTGGAACCTGCGACCCCTGGGCTTCTACATTCAGAGACTCTGCAGCGGCAAGGAGACCTACCGGCTGCGACGACACCACTCACAAAGAC GTATTAATAAGCGTGAAGCACAGAACTGTCACAGCATCCGTCACTTTGAGAACACATTTGTGGTAGAAACTGTTATCTGTGATTCAGTCTAA
- the LOC108935105 gene encoding lysophosphatidic acid receptor 6-like, with product MSPAAKETDTPIAVIYSLALLVGLPLNVLSLWVLVRRHGLRSANTVIMTHLAVSDLLLILTLPLRIYYYVSSSWPFGAVLCKVAILVFRTNILSSSFFITFISVDRMLAVSYPLRSRTLRTPRTSWIACVAVWLLAVIYCLPEINCKQGKDSTKCFRLLNSNSTNSSSGKDTIGSPPVYVYILVICLVLLFVINLTSTATVIRTLCRRKNDLMGHNIRKVFLLFTMNLLMFSFFFLPFIIVTLLSWQDKIDLQVVEVIIAHASLNCCLDPIVYYFSFDAFWKKN from the coding sequence ATGAGCCCAGCGGCGAAAGAGACAGACACCCCCATTGCCGTCATCTACTCACTGGCCCTGTTGGTGGGCCTCCCACTGAACGTGCTCTCACTATGGGTCCTCGTCCGTAGACACGGTCTCCGGTCTGCTAACACGGTCATCATGACCCATCTGGCTGTCTCGGATCTGCTCCTCATCCTTACCCTGCCTCTTCGCATCTATTACTATGTCTCTTCATCGTGGCCTTTCGGAGCCGTACTCTGCAAAGTGGCCATCCTGGTGTTCAGGACTAACATCTTATCCAGCTCCTTCTTCATCACTTTCATCAGCGTGGACCGCATGCTGGCAGTGTCGTACCCGTTGCGCTCGCGGACGCTGCGCACCCCGAGAACTTCCTGGATCGCGTGTGTAGCTGTGTGGCTGCTGGCAGTTATATACTGTCTCCCTGAAATCAACTGTAAACAAGGAAAGGACTCCACTAAATGCTTTCGCCTCCTGAACAGCAACTCGACCAATTCCTCCTCTGGAAAAGACACGATCGGCTCGCCACCAGTCTACGTGTATATTCTGGTTATTTGTCTCGTTCTTTTGTTTGTAATTAATCTGACCTCCACGGCAACAGTGATACGGACTCTCTGCAGGCGTAAGAATGACCTGATGGGACACAACATCAGAAAggtctttttactttttactatgaatttgttgatgttttccttcttcttcttaccATTCATCATTGTAACGCTGCTGAGCTGGCAAGATAAAATAGACTTGCAAGTTGTAGAGGTCATCATTGCTCATGCAAGCCTGAACTGCTGCCTGGATCCGATTGTATACTACTTCTCTTTTGAtgctttctggaaaaaaaactaa